The nucleotide window TGCTGAACTATAAAAACAGTGACTGGGTGTTCTCCGGAATGAATGAGCTGACGCGATTCTTCTATGATGAATTGAACACGCTTGATGACCACAACGTTTATATCTGTGACCGGACTGTTGAATGTGACTGGGCGCTCTTCCATATGCATACCCCAGCGTTTAAGGTTCTGCACCTTCACAACGACCACGTGTCTGACCCAAGTGATATGCTCAATTCGCCCCTGAACAACAATTATACAAATGCGCTGAACAACTGGGCGCAATGGGATGCTGTTATTTCTTCGACACCTGAGCAGTCTAAGGACGTTGAAAACCGTTTTGGAACGGATATTCCGGCATTTACGATTCCCGTTGGTTACGTGACAGATGATGAAATTGCTGAGAAACATCAGGACTTTGCCAGTCGACAAAAAGGGCTAGTGGTCCACGTTGCCCGGCTAGCACCAGAAAAGCAACAAAACCATTCAATTGAAGCCTTTGCTGAAGTTCACAAGCAATTTCCTGACGCCCGGCTTGAACTGTGGGGTTATGCTAACGGTGACATTGAAAAGAAGTTTAAGCAACAGGTGATGGATGCTGGTTTAACAGATGTGGTCTTGTTCAAGGGATACACGAACAATATCGCAGATGTCTATGATCGCGCCGAAATTGGGGTTCTTCCAAGTCGGGCTGAAGGTTTTTCTCTGACGTTATTAGAAGCTCAATCACATGGTGTCCCAATGATTGCTAACGACGTTAAATATGGGCCTAGCGATATTATTCAGGATGGTCAAACTGGTATGTTGACCGAAGATGGTCATCCAGAACAATTGGCAGCAGGTTTGATCAAGTTGTTAGGCGATCAGAAACTCTTAGAACAGTACAGTGAGGCTGCCTATGAGAATGCCAAACGGTATTCAGAAGATGCCGTTTTTGAAAAGTGGCAGAAGCTAATCGACTACTTTGATAGTTTGATTCATGAAAAGGCAGCAGTTTAGTCCAATTATCATTATTAAGACCGCCAAAAACGAGTAGCGTTTTTGGCGGTCTTTTTGTAAGGAAGGGACGCAATGAATTCTAAGAGTCGGTTTAAAGTGTTAGCAGCCGTAATTTTAGTGATTATCCTATTCAGTGGGATAACATACTTTGGAAAAAGTTATCATCAAGATCTCGTCAAAGGCCCCAATAACCATTATTATCAACGAACGAAGACGTTTAACAAGGGAAAGATTCAACAGCATCTCTACTCACAGTCTGAGTTGAGTCAGCTAACGTCAATTACCCATGGTAGCCAATATTCAGGCAATACAAGCTTGGATAGTGCATCGACTGATCACGTGTATCAGCTCAATGGACAACCGTTACCTAATATCGTTGGGCCTGACGGGGTGCTCCAGTTATATAATCAGTCTGGCTTCATGACCAGCCAGATGGTCGTGGCGGCTGCTAAGTATTGGAATAAGATTGCCGGGGAAAAGATAGTTGAAGTGGTGTCAAAACAGTATCAGAGTGATGAGGTAATTCATGATGGACAGAAGAGCCAGGCCGTTTTGGGTGGACAGACATATAACGGTCAGGGGATCCGATTCTATCCTGATAATTGGCGTAGTATTAGTACCTTGTCTAAGCGAAATCAAAATAATTGGAAGGAAGCGGCACTTATTCATGAGATTGGTCACGCACTGGGGGTTCCCCATCTGGGTGGGGGAATCTTAGGTACGAATGCCAATACTGATGGGATTGCAACCACTGAGCTGATGGCGACGTGGACGGTTGCACAACCAAACTCGCCGAAACAGAATAACTCGGGCGTTCGTAGTACAGATATTGATGCCGCAGCTTTAGCCTTAGCGGGTCTTAGCTGGGAAAAGCCCCAACGACTGGCCAGCTGGGTGTTAAAGACGCCTGGGAGTTATGTGAACTATGATAATGAGAAGATTGTTTCCACAATTAAATGATAGATAAGCTCAAAATTGCTTCTTAGAAGAGGGCGTCATGCTGGATCAAAGTATGATAGACCACTTTCTAGGAAGCTTTTTTTGTTAACTATGGTTTGTTAAATTAAGAAACCGCCGACTTCAGATGAAGTTGGTGACAACGTAGCTGATTTTTAGCGAGTAAATGAAAGTTAAGTAACCAAAAATACCCAAATCAATGAGCGTTGTGAGTCAGCTTGAATTTAAAGAGTCCCTGTAGTGGGCTTCAATATGTTCGCTGATGTAAAGCTTTCTAAGAGTTCAGCAATTATTGAAAGCTTTAGCAGAAGGCAAGGTAAGCGTCAAAGCTCGAATTGATAGCTAAAGGGACTGACAATATGGTGTTACACATACGGCACTATGGGGCATAAATTCAAATCGATATTTTAATTTGATCTTGTAGTAAACAAACTAATGGGACGAAGTGCTTGATTTATGCAGCTTAATATGACCAATGAAATCGGTACCATTTTTACGAACAGACAGATAATTTAATTGAATTCTAATTTAACGAACCAAAAAAGCAAAAAAATAGTTCCAGAATTGTTAATCGTCTCGGGCGTGCACGACCAGACGGTATTAGTGATTAACATCTACACACATCTTCAAAATCCTTTAATACCGGCGTTTGTAAACTGATTATAGTAGACAAACACCTGATTTATTACTTGTATTAAAGCCCCACAACGAAATCGGACTAAAACAAAATTTATGTGATAATTTTAACGAAAGAAACTTTTTCGCCATTTTCTCAGATATACCAATTACAAATACCTTTTTAGAATAGTATGTATAGTAAATTTATGATAAGATGACTGTGTTGAGGCGTTCGTTTACAGGGAATATTTGTTTATAGACGGTACGCTTCATATTAGAAACGTGTATAGGCCAATTGTTATTACAGCCTAACATTGAGTGCGAAATTAATTTTTAACGTAGCGCTTGCAATTATATCTATCATTGTCAACTTCAAGGAGGACGATTAAAAGTGAAATTCATGCGGAACAAAGCTTTTAATGGCGATCCCAAGTTACGTTACAAGATGTACAAGGTAGGGAAGACCTGGGTCTTCGCTGCATTGGCTTCTTTTTCGTTATTGGGCGCTGGGACTCTTTCTGCAAGTGCTGATTCTACCAGCAAAGCAGATAGTGCCACTAGTAGCTCAGCGGTCGCTTCAAGTGCAAGTAGTTCATCAAGTTCTGAGGCAAGTCAGCCAGCCACCAGCACTGCAGCCAGCAGTGCGGCAGCTTCTTCGGCTGTTTCATCCAGTGCCGCAACTTCAGTAGCAAATTCAGGAAATTCATCTGACACTACCGTAGTCCCAGTTGCCGAATCAACTGGTGTGTCTACGTCTAGTAGTTCATCGAATTCATCTTTAAGTAACGAGACAAGTGGTACTACCAGTGCAGTTGCCACTAGTGCCGAAGCTACGAGTGCGTCAACAATTGACGCTGCTAGCGTTGCTGCTACAGCAGCTCAGTCCGTTCACACCGACGTGACGTTGAGTGAGAACGTGACAAAGACGGTCACTAAGGTAGCAACTACTAGAAAAGCTGTTACGACTCCAGTTGTTGAGACCGCTATGGTTTCAGCTGCGAGTTCCAGTGCAAATGCTGGGAGTGGGGCAGACAGTACAGCAGCTAGCACGGCGTCAAGCGCCGCAGCTGCCGCTCAGGAAAGTGCCAGCAACGCAAGTAGCTATGCAGGTTTAGTGCAAACCTCTGACACTGAGGATGCCTATGCTGCAACTAGTAGTTACGCCGCTAAGACGACGACTGCTGCTGACTTGGCACAGTATTACAACAGTTTGGCCTCTGCGTTCAAGCAGGCCGTCGCAGATGGTAAGGGTGATTCCGATACTAACATCGAGAAATACACCACTGCGCTCTCATACGCTAGCTCTGCAGCTCAGAACGCAGTGTCATACGCTGACCTGGCTTCCAGTGCAGCAGCAGTTGCTAAATCAGCCGCTGCTACTGGCTTGAAAGACCTAGTAAGCAGTGCTAACGAGCCAACGTTCTCCGCAGCCACTGCAGCTAGTGAAGCAGCTGCTTCAGCATCAGCCGCAGCCAGCAGCGCATACAATGCAACACAATACGATACCAGTAATGCGGCTGCCGTTGCTGCTTATGCCACTGCCAACAGTGCCGCTGCGGATGCTGCCAACGCTTCATCCTTGGCCGCTTCGATAGCAGGTGATGCACAGGCACAATACAATTTGGCCACCAGTGCTGCTTTGAGTGGTGACTACGAGGCTGCTAGCAATGCTTTAGTTGCCGCTAATAGTTTGGCATCTCAAGGCTTAGATGCATACTCAGCTGCAAGTACTGCTAACTCGACTGCGCAATCGGCAGCCGAAATGGCCACGTCGATTGCTGTAAGTGATGCAGCTGTGAAGGCTAACTCCAGCGCCATGTTAGCTGCTAACTCAGCTAGTGCAGCTAGTTCATTGGCAACTGCAGCATCGAGTTACCACGGGAACCAGTCAGAACAGTACGCAAGTAGTGCTGCGTCACACGCAACGCTGGCTAACTCTAGTTCCTCATTGGCCAGTTCAGCCGCTTCGGCTGCTGCAGTTGCGACGAGTGCTGCCGATGCTGCTTCATTAGCGCGGGTTGCCAGTTCAGCCGCTGCTGACGCTAGTCTTTCGTTGCAAGGTGCTTCTAGTGCTGCCTCATTGGCTGCCGCTTACAACACTAATACTGAAAACACCCAGACTGGTGAAGATTCAGATACAAGTGCAATTGGTGGGACGACAAACGCTATTGTGACGACGAATGATGCTGTGACGATCGGTACAGGTCAAGATGGCTCAATTACTTTATCTAACAGTATGACACTTGGGTCATACAAAGAAGGTGGCCTACTAGGCGGAACTTACGATTACAAATTAGATGGTAACGCAACGTTCACCTGGTACGTTTCCACCGACGGTAAGAACTGGACGGTAGATTCCACCACTACTGGAAACAAAACGACTACAACCTATACGCCAGCTTATACGGCTGCGGGGACATACTACTATCAACTAGTCGTAAGCGGTTCTAAGGTTGCCAAGTCGACTTTAGGATCCGTCAAAAATAGAGCAACATTCTCAACTCCTTCAAACGTAATTACCGTTGTGGTTTCACACGCTGACGGCAACTACACGAATCAGGCATCGAGTGCTGCTGCTGCTGCTAATACGGCCGCCGCTTTAGCCTCATCCATGGCGAGCGCAGCCAACTCTAGTTATGATTTATTAGCAAGTACAATCGACATCAGTTTGAACAATGATATCTCAATCTACTCCTACGCTCAGCTTGCTCAGCAGGCTACCTCAGGTGCTTCATCATACAGTGCCTTAGCAGTTGCAGCTGCGAGCGCGGCTACTGAAGCAAGTAGTCTGGCGGCTGTTAACGAAGCTGCTCACAATTATACAGATGCTTCTTCTTATGCAGCTGCAGCTCTCGTGGCACAAAATGCTGCTAGTTCCTACGGTGTATTGACCAGTTCAGCGGCCTCGACGGCGGCTGGTCACTTGGATCAAGCATATAACGCAGCAACTGCACAAGAAAATGCTAACAAATACTTGGCATCCAGTTACGCGGCAACGGCATCATCTGCAGCCATTAAAACGGGTGCTCAAGCAGAAATTGCGAACTCAAATGCGGCCGATGCGGCGAACGCCTTTGCCTCAGCACCAAATTATCAAGACCTGGCTTCTGCAGCCAATGCCGCAGCAATCGCTGCCAACGCAGAAGCTTCCATGTATGCAAGCTCTGCCGTTGAAGTTTCAAAGAAGGCAGCTTCATTTGCCGCGGATGGTGATTTAGTTAATGCCAAGGCACAAGCCAACAACTCGTTGACACTGTTGGAATGGGCGACAAACTCCGCTAATGCGGCTGCTAGTTCCGCTAGTTTAGCTACTAAGACGATTGTAGAAGCACAGTCATCTGCAACCAGTACGGCAGCTTCTTCAACTGCTGCGATTGATTCAGCAGCTACGGCGTCTGCACAAACCGCTGGCTCAACTGCTGCTTCCTTAGCTGCAGCCATGACGCAAAACACGAGCTTGGGGGCTTCTTATGTAACTGCCGCCGCAAGCTACGCTCAAGATGCTCAGTTTGCTGCTGCTACGGCTGATGCAGCTAACAACGAAGCTAACAACTACATGTCAATGGCTTCTTCAGCAGTTGCCGCGGGTAACTTTGCTATGGCTAGTGAATACTCCACTGCAGCTGACGCAGAATTAGTTGCTTCAGCACAGTTAGCTTCAACCGCTACGGTAGCGGCTTCAGCTGCAACTGAGAATGCTAAATATGCTGTGATGTATTCTAACAACTTGGGTTCTTACAAAGGAAAGCCATCTGCTGATGCATGGTCTCTGCTGGGGGTAATTATCTCTGGTGGGTTCACCCAGCAAGCAACGAAGACGACTTCCACTACTTCGGGGAAGACGATTACGCTTAGTAACAGTGCTACCACTGGATTGGGAGCTATCAACGCAACCCATACTGCAACCTGGTATGTTCAGATTAACGGGGTTTGGCAGAAGGTTAACGCCGTTGGTAGCGGACTGTTCAACTCAACTACCGAGTCAGGCGATATTAAAGACGCCAGCGGTAAAGTCGTTGCTAGCTACACACTGACTGATACTACGCCATGGTATTCAGGTGCAGCCACGGCTGCAAGTACTATGTCCGTAACAATTGCTGATGACTTTACTGGATCACTGGCCTTCCAATCATCCGCCAGCTACACGGGGACTAGTACGATTACCGGTTCCTTCTGGAGTCAATTATCTGCAATCGATGTTTATGACAGTGACATTCCTGCTACTGGTATTAGCATTGATGGGGATGATTACATTCTGAACAGTTCAGATACGCATACCTCTGGAAACTACACGGCAACGACTAACCCTGGTAACGCCACTGGTGACATTACGTGGTCCAGCAGTGATGAATCAATTGCGACGGTTAATTCCGATGGGGTTGTTACTCCAACCTCAGCAACATCAGCAGGTAAGGTAACAATAACTGTAACCATCACGAACGCTGATCAAACTACTTACACGGCAAGTAAAGTAGTTACGGTCGGTAACGGTTTGGCAGATAAGAATGCTAATACCGGTGATAAATTTACCTGGTCACCAGAAATGGAAACCGATGAAACTAGTAGCAATTTGACTTACCAGTGGTATTACTCTGCAACTGCAGGTAGTCAAGGCACAGCAATTGATGGTCAGACGAATGCCAACCTGAACATTGACGAAATTACCGCAGCACATCAAGGCTACTACACGTTAGTTGTAACGGCCACTGTTGATGGTAAGACGTCAATTAGTACGTTAGGTCAAGCATACTTGACGGTTGATTCCAGTTACACGAACGGGTCTTCTTCATCAGCTAGTCTTGCAACTGATGCGGCCAACGAAGCAGCTGACTATGCGAGTGTTGCCAATTCTTACGGGAATGTGGCACAGCAATACGCTGAAAACGGATCAAATGCTAGTT belongs to Levilactobacillus yonginensis and includes:
- a CDS encoding glycosyltransferase family 4 protein, whose protein sequence is MYYFLNDNMQFSKSGIEQSEINQLNLFEKHQISAKIVTRVFAMDLTNVLKDAKIDRKSFVNLFEYFCGSRDVESRPFMLNDFPLPANTTTTRKDNQLQVFAQGKMLMIIYFRGNSEEISNVQYFDINGRTVSMVWWDVRGFKCLEQFFDWDGKISQELYSGPDGRVHIEKNHYLNRAGKESLSWRVLNYKNSDWVFSGMNELTRFFYDELNTLDDHNVYICDRTVECDWALFHMHTPAFKVLHLHNDHVSDPSDMLNSPLNNNYTNALNNWAQWDAVISSTPEQSKDVENRFGTDIPAFTIPVGYVTDDEIAEKHQDFASRQKGLVVHVARLAPEKQQNHSIEAFAEVHKQFPDARLELWGYANGDIEKKFKQQVMDAGLTDVVLFKGYTNNIADVYDRAEIGVLPSRAEGFSLTLLEAQSHGVPMIANDVKYGPSDIIQDGQTGMLTEDGHPEQLAAGLIKLLGDQKLLEQYSEAAYENAKRYSEDAVFEKWQKLIDYFDSLIHEKAAV
- a CDS encoding KxYKxGKxW signal peptide domain-containing protein, with the translated sequence MRNKAFNGDPKLRYKMYKVGKTWVFAALASFSLLGAGTLSASADSTSKADSATSSSAVASSASSSSSSEASQPATSTAASSAAASSAVSSSAATSVANSGNSSDTTVVPVAESTGVSTSSSSSNSSLSNETSGTTSAVATSAEATSASTIDAASVAATAAQSVHTDVTLSENVTKTVTKVATTRKAVTTPVVETAMVSAASSSANAGSGADSTAASTASSAAAAAQESASNASSYAGLVQTSDTEDAYAATSSYAAKTTTAADLAQYYNSLASAFKQAVADGKGDSDTNIEKYTTALSYASSAAQNAVSYADLASSAAAVAKSAAATGLKDLVSSANEPTFSAATAASEAAASASAAASSAYNATQYDTSNAAAVAAYATANSAAADAANASSLAASIAGDAQAQYNLATSAALSGDYEAASNALVAANSLASQGLDAYSAASTANSTAQSAAEMATSIAVSDAAVKANSSAMLAANSASAASSLATAASSYHGNQSEQYASSAASHATLANSSSSLASSAASAAAVATSAADAASLARVASSAAADASLSLQGASSAASLAAAYNTNTENTQTGEDSDTSAIGGTTNAIVTTNDAVTIGTGQDGSITLSNSMTLGSYKEGGLLGGTYDYKLDGNATFTWYVSTDGKNWTVDSTTTGNKTTTTYTPAYTAAGTYYYQLVVSGSKVAKSTLGSVKNRATFSTPSNVITVVVSHADGNYTNQASSAAAAANTAAALASSMASAANSSYDLLASTIDISLNNDISIYSYAQLAQQATSGASSYSALAVAAASAATEASSLAAVNEAAHNYTDASSYAAAALVAQNAASSYGVLTSSAASTAAGHLDQAYNAATAQENANKYLASSYAATASSAAIKTGAQAEIANSNAADAANAFASAPNYQDLASAANAAAIAANAEASMYASSAVEVSKKAASFAADGDLVNAKAQANNSLTLLEWATNSANAAASSASLATKTIVEAQSSATSTAASSTAAIDSAATASAQTAGSTAASLAAAMTQNTSLGASYVTAAASYAQDAQFAAATADAANNEANNYMSMASSAVAAGNFAMASEYSTAADAELVASAQLASTATVAASAATENAKYAVMYSNNLGSYKGKPSADAWSLLGVIISGGFTQQATKTTSTTSGKTITLSNSATTGLGAINATHTATWYVQINGVWQKVNAVGSGLFNSTTESGDIKDASGKVVASYTLTDTTPWYSGAATAASTMSVTIADDFTGSLAFQSSASYTGTSTITGSFWSQLSAIDVYDSDIPATGISIDGDDYILNSSDTHTSGNYTATTNPGNATGDITWSSSDESIATVNSDGVVTPTSATSAGKVTITVTITNADQTTYTASKVVTVGNGLADKNANTGDKFTWSPEMETDETSSNLTYQWYYSATAGSQGTAIDGQTNANLNIDEITAAHQGYYTLVVTATVDGKTSISTLGQAYLTVDSSYTNGSSSSASLATDAANEAADYASVANSYGNVAQQYAENGSNASSYAAQASTAASTATSAASAAQSAADAASAAYSAASSAEAEADNSAASSYAKQASAAASAAKESKDHASSAASDAHSYANQAIVATDDSDSDSDSDSDSDSDSDSDSDSDSDSDSDSDSDSDSDSDSDSDSDSDSDSDSDSDSDSDSDSDSDSDSDSDSDSDSDSDSDSDSDSDSDSDSDSDSDSDSDSDSDSDSDSDSDSDSDSDSDSDSDSDSDSDSDSDSDSDSDSDSDSDSDSDSDSDSDSDSDSDSDSDSDSDSDSDSDSDSDSDSDSDSDSDSDSDSDSDSDSDSDSDSDSDSDSDSDSDSDSDSDSDSDSDSDSDSDSDSDSDSDSDSDSDSDSDSDSDSDSDSDSDSDSDSDSDSDSDSDSDSDSDSDSDSDSDSDSDSDSDSDSDSDSDSDSDSDSDSDSDSDSDSDSDSDSDSDSDSDSDSDSDSDSDSDSDSDSDSDSDSDSDSDSDSDSDSDSDSDSDSDSDSDSDSDSDNDSDSDSDSDSDSDSDSDSDSDSDSDSDSDSDSDSDSDSDSDSDSDSDSDSDSDSDSDSDSDSDSDSDSDSDSDSDSDSDSDSDSDSDSDSDSDSDSDSDSDSDSDSDSDSDSDSDSDSDSDSDSDSDSDSDSDSDSDSDSDSDSDSDSDSDSDSDSDSDSDSDSDSDSDSDSDSDSDSDSDSDSDSDSDSDSDSDSDSDSDSDSDSDSDSDSDSDSDSDSDSDSDSDSDSDSDSDSDSDSDSDSDSDSDSDSDSDSDSDSDSDSDSDSDSDSDSDSDSDSDSDSDSDSDSDSDSDSDSDSDSDSDSDSDSDSDSDSGSDSDSDGNSGSGDSDSDSDSDSDSDSDTNGGAGDGNGSEGDSDSGSGSGSGSGSGTGSGSGNSNSNNGGSGTTGSGNSNGGASAGTNGGTSNGGAATTLAYAGNNGAVTPTATSYAQPVVTDLTSTNGTNEDGNDSSADKSNDKASDNNNKSTDKSNASKSGAAADATNQTADADKASQANDGNGWTLWGSILAAIAAVTGGSWWYFGGKKKKND